The Fodinibius salinus nucleotide sequence GTTGATCCGGCTCCAATCTTTTCAACCAGAGAAAATTGATCAAGTTTGATTAGTTTTAGCGAACTACCACTTGCGCGAACCCGAGCTACACGAATGGTTTCGCCTTCGATCGCTAAGCCTATGTAATCCTTTTTTCCAAACATTCGCTAACGGTATCGGTATTAATATTCTGTTTCAGCTATCAGTTGCTTAACACGCTTTTTATTATTGGCATTATTAATAGCCACTTCCTTCGAAATTTTCCCTTCTGTATAAAGGCGCTTAAGATCCTGTTCCATTGTATTCATACCCTTTTTACTGCCCTCCATCAACATCTGGTAAATTTCACCAATGTTATTATTACGGATAGCAGCCTTTACAGAACTGGTGACTATCAGCACCTCTTTTGCTAAGATACGTCTTCCGTCAAGACTGGGGACCAATTTTTGACTGATTACACAAGTTAAAACATCTGCGAGACGCGCACGTACACGATTTTGTTCTTTTACTGGCACCTCACCCAATATACGTTCTATGCTTTCCATCGCAGAGCTGGTGTGCAGCGTTCCAAAAGTCTTGTGCCCCGAGTCAGTCACTTCAAGTGCTGTCATGATTGTTTCAGGATCGCGAAGCTCACCAACAACAATGATATCGGGATCTTGGCGTAGTGCCTGTATAGCCCCATCTTTAAATGATTTCACATCCCGACCCACTTCACGATGTCGAATGACTGATTTCTTGGGTTTATGTACAAGCTCAACCGGAGAAGCAATAATAACTACATGGGCATTCACTGTCCTGTTATTGGCATCAATAACAGTATCCAGGGTTGATGATTTTCCTGAACCGGTAATACCCGTTACAAGTGTAAGGCCATACTTTAAATATTTCAGGCTTAGCGCTTTAGCAACTTCCGGATGTAAATTTAAATCTTTAAAAGGGCGAATCTCATTATCGATCTTTCGCATATTTAAAGCCAGATGCTCCATATCAAAATACATATCGGCACGAAATCGCTTAGCTGCCGATATATCATTTGTAGCATCACTAATAGAATAAGAGAAGTCTAGATTGCCCTCTTCCAGTAACCGTTCACGTTGAGAAGGCAAAATAAGATTATGCAACAAGAAATTTGTTTCAGTAAGCGTAAATTCCGGAGCATTTTCGTCGGGCGATTTTTCACCGTGAATACGGTACCATACTTTCTCGTCGCAGCCCGGCCCTCCTATATCTATGTCTGAAGCCTCATTGTCATCCATTTTATACAACAGGTCATCAACCACTTCTTGAAGCTCATTACGGACTGACTCTGACTGGCCTTCTATGAGTTCACCAATATTCCGGTGCCGTTCAACTCCTTTGGAGCTGCTCGGTAATTGTTTCGCCAGCGGCGTAACAATTTCTTTAACTCTATTCTTTTTTACCCCTACTTCCATAAAAGTGTGTTACAACTGTATCAATAAAATAATTTAACTAAAGACTTTATGACCTTGTGTTACAAGCATTATAAGTAATTAATTGCTATTAATCGACACCTATATAGTCTTTATACCATCCCCAAAAACATTAATTATTATTAATATTTCAAAAATAACTTTTTTTAATCGGCTTTCTAAGATTCAAATACTTTATATAGCCGGATAAATAGCTATTTCACCAGTTTGTATCATCTAACAGGCGCTTTTTAAGCTGCAAAAGCTGGATATTCATGTTATTGATCTTATTCTGTTGAATCTCAATAATATTCCGTGTAAATATATTAAACAGTTTTTCCGGTTTCTTTCGGAAAAAATTTAGAGCATCATAACGCTCAAACTTCAACAGTTTAGTATCTCCTTCTGCAACAACTTTAGCCATTCTGTTATTTTTGCTAAAAAGAAAGGACTCTCCTAAAAAATCTCCCTCTTCGAGCTTGGCCAACTGTATATTGTCTTTCCAGATTGTTACTTCTCCATCTGCGATTAGAAAAGCAGAATTTACATATTCCGACTCATTTACGACAATATCATCCTGGACAAACTTCTCAAGTTTACCCAGTTTCAAAAACTCCATAATATCTTCATAATGGAAATTTCGAAGCAACATAGGCGGCTCTTTTAAAAATTGCCGAATATATTCCGGCGCTGCTTCTTTTTGATCTTCGTTAGACATAACTTTTCTCCAAATTTATATCTGTGTTAAACCCCGTAAATTGATCAACAAGCTATACTATTAATAAATTTACAAATTAAATACCATCAATCTTCTATTGTAATTGCTGCAATTTCTTCTATGGTCGTCAATCCGTTCTTAATACGTTCTCTCCCCGATGCTCTAAGGCTCAACATCCCTTGGTCTATAGCATGCTGTTTAATAGCAACCTCATCAATTTCATCACCGGATTCAAGAATCATCTTACGAATTTCCTTATCAAAATATAGGGCTTCCATAATAGCTGTACGCCCGCTATAACCATTGGAACATTCATCACAACCAACAGCCCGATAAAAGGTATTATTTTCAATTTCTTCTTCTTCAAAACCAATACTTTTTGCCGCTTGAGGATGAGGCTCGAATTCTTCTTTACATTCTTCACACAGCGTACGCACTAGCCGCTGAGCCATAATCAAATTCACGGCATTAGCAATTAAAAACGTTTCAACACCCATCTTATATAGTCGTGAAATAGCACTGGGTGCATCGTTGGTGTGCAGCGTCGAGAAAGTCAAGTGACCGGTATTTGCCAGTTTGATGGCAATTTCTGCTGTTTTAAGATCCCGAATCTCACCAACCAATACAATATCGGGGTCATGACGCAAAATACCGCGCATAGCATTATCAAATGTCATGTGATCACTAATTTTTAACTGCCTGGCCCCTTCAATCATATACTCCACCGGTTCCTCGACGGTTAGTACGTTTACCGAAGGATCAATTACATAGTACAAGGCGGCAACAAGCGTCGTTGACTTACCACTGCCGGTAGGACCAGTGACAATAACAATGCCCGAAGGTTTTTCAATCGCCTTCACAAAGTCATCTTTTGCTTTTTCCTGGAGCCCCAGAACATTGAGATCGGTAATCACTTCCCGGTCATCAAGGATACGGATTACAATAGACTCAAACTTGCGATCAAACTGTTCTCCCACCATCGGCATAATAGATACTCGATACCGAATATTATGGCCATCAACTGCACGCTGGATAAATCCATCCTGGGATGCGTCACGCTCAAAACGATCCACATCACGGGTTTTATCTTTCACAACGGCCGATATCGCCTCCGGCTTTACATTATTTTGCTGGTGCCAAAGTTCCAATTTCCCGTCAATACGAAAACGGATATCCGTAGAAGCACTACCACAGGGTACAATATGAATATCACTAACTCCCTTGCGGACTCCCTCAACCAAGAAACCCTCAACGAGAGAATTGAGCATACTCTGGTTGATCTCGGCATCTATCTCCTCTTCATCAATTTCTTCAGCTTCATCTTCTTCCTGAAGATCCGGCTCTTCGTGCTCAATCTCTTCGAGCAGATCTAAGAACTCATTCTTTTGTTCATAAACCTGTGTAAGAATCTGCTCTACTAGCTCATAGCGGCAATAGACAATCTCGTGCTGGGTAAAATTTAGTTTACCTACAATCTTGGAGAGCGTAGGATCAGAGGGATCAGCCGCTGCAATAGTTAAAGAAGTCCGGTTTTTCTGCAGAGGAACTGCTTTTTGATGTACCAGTTCATCTACAACTTCTGAAGGGAGATCATCAATATTAGATTTTATCTGGGCCAGAATTTCATCTTCAATTGTTTCTTGGCCTTCCAACACCTCTTCAAAAGCATAAATCGATGCAATCTCTTTCATGACCCGATTACGATCTATACCGAGATCCTGATAAAGAATTTGCCCCAACCGCCTGTTAGAAGAGTCAGGTTCTTGACGCAGGATAGCAAGTGCTTCCTGGAGTTGATCTTGTGTAATAACCTCTCGGCTTACCAAAAGATCACCAATATGTCTACGTGTATTTACTTGTGACATTTATCGATTTATGCTACACAGTTCTTCGTTACAGTGATTGTTTAATATACATGTTACAAACTGGAATGTAAGAAAAACTTAATCATCCATTTGCTAATAATTGAAACTATTCTTAACAAATAGCCATGATAACGCATTCCGGCAAATCGCATTTATTACTGAAACCAAACACTAATTGTACAACTACTTAGTTTTATAATCTCTTTTCACCTATATATTACATTCCGGTTTTGGGTTGAATCAAGGCTGACTCGGCAGATACAATAGTAATGGCAATAAGGGCTATACATATAAATATGTTAACACCCAAGCTAATCATATCTACCAGCGTATCCATCTTATAGGTGGTTTGCGTTTCGTAATACTGAGCCAGCTGGTTGGCATTTTCTTTAAGTGCACCAGACTCAGCTCCCAACTTAAACCTGCTAATGGCCGTATCCGTAAATACACCAGTTGCTTCAAGAGATTCAATAAGTCCTGCTCCCTCTTTGAGCATCATTTTTATAGCCACTTCCTTAATCTGTTTCTCCATATATTTATTACGGCATGCCTCGGCTGCTACTTTGATCACTTCAATATTTTGCCCTGATCCACTGTACAAAGTATAGAAAACACGAGAAAAAATTTCGATACTTGTCTTATGCATTAAATCGCCTATAACCGGCACATTAATAATGTGTTTATCCCGCCAAAGCTGTCCTTCGGGTACCTGAAACAGGTAATACCATGCCGCAGCTATAGGGGTAATAAATGACAGCGTCAGTATTATCCAGTTTGACTGCAGCCAATAGCTGAGTTCAAGCGTTGCAGCGGTCATAGGTGGCAGTTCAATATTCATCTCTACGAAAAGTTCAGCTGTAGCTGGAAAAATATAACCAACATAAAACAGGATTACCCCAA carries:
- a CDS encoding type IV pilus twitching motility protein PilT, whose product is MEVGVKKNRVKEIVTPLAKQLPSSSKGVERHRNIGELIEGQSESVRNELQEVVDDLLYKMDDNEASDIDIGGPGCDEKVWYRIHGEKSPDENAPEFTLTETNFLLHNLILPSQRERLLEEGNLDFSYSISDATNDISAAKRFRADMYFDMEHLALNMRKIDNEIRPFKDLNLHPEVAKALSLKYLKYGLTLVTGITGSGKSSTLDTVIDANNRTVNAHVVIIASPVELVHKPKKSVIRHREVGRDVKSFKDGAIQALRQDPDIIVVGELRDPETIMTALEVTDSGHKTFGTLHTSSAMESIERILGEVPVKEQNRVRARLADVLTCVISQKLVPSLDGRRILAKEVLIVTSSVKAAIRNNNIGEIYQMLMEGSKKGMNTMEQDLKRLYTEGKISKEVAINNANNKKRVKQLIAETEY
- a CDS encoding Crp/Fnr family transcriptional regulator; protein product: MSNEDQKEAAPEYIRQFLKEPPMLLRNFHYEDIMEFLKLGKLEKFVQDDIVVNESEYVNSAFLIADGEVTIWKDNIQLAKLEEGDFLGESFLFSKNNRMAKVVAEGDTKLLKFERYDALNFFRKKPEKLFNIFTRNIIEIQQNKINNMNIQLLQLKKRLLDDTNW
- a CDS encoding type II secretion system F family protein; amino-acid sequence: MAEFRLRAVSAQGKKIKTEFEATSKKEAKNRVEKLSRKNGFKVKSIDEKKTFKYKVQRGAKEPVTGEQEAYSKEEVERALVKLDYKVISIKKKWFNWKGGVPQQEVVTFIRLCADLLNQQLSFDEILELLHEDTQNKRMREVISTIQKDLKDGKEGDEVYGKHEDVFGEFASYMLSVASTSGNMAQVFESTAKFMERDAEFKKNLRRSLLMPSITVLATIGVILFYVGYIFPATAELFVEMNIELPPMTAATLELSYWLQSNWIILTLSFITPIAAAWYYLFQVPEGQLWRDKHIINVPVIGDLMHKTSIEIFSRVFYTLYSGSGQNIEVIKVAAEACRNKYMEKQIKEVAIKMMLKEGAGLIESLEATGVFTDTAISRFKLGAESGALKENANQLAQYYETQTTYKMDTLVDMISLGVNIFICIALIAITIVSAESALIQPKTGM
- a CDS encoding GspE/PulE family protein, which encodes MSQVNTRRHIGDLLVSREVITQDQLQEALAILRQEPDSSNRRLGQILYQDLGIDRNRVMKEIASIYAFEEVLEGQETIEDEILAQIKSNIDDLPSEVVDELVHQKAVPLQKNRTSLTIAAADPSDPTLSKIVGKLNFTQHEIVYCRYELVEQILTQVYEQKNEFLDLLEEIEHEEPDLQEEDEAEEIDEEEIDAEINQSMLNSLVEGFLVEGVRKGVSDIHIVPCGSASTDIRFRIDGKLELWHQQNNVKPEAISAVVKDKTRDVDRFERDASQDGFIQRAVDGHNIRYRVSIMPMVGEQFDRKFESIVIRILDDREVITDLNVLGLQEKAKDDFVKAIEKPSGIVIVTGPTGSGKSTTLVAALYYVIDPSVNVLTVEEPVEYMIEGARQLKISDHMTFDNAMRGILRHDPDIVLVGEIRDLKTAEIAIKLANTGHLTFSTLHTNDAPSAISRLYKMGVETFLIANAVNLIMAQRLVRTLCEECKEEFEPHPQAAKSIGFEEEEIENNTFYRAVGCDECSNGYSGRTAIMEALYFDKEIRKMILESGDEIDEVAIKQHAIDQGMLSLRASGRERIKNGLTTIEEIAAITIED